From Selenomonas ruminantium AC2024, a single genomic window includes:
- a CDS encoding UxaA family hydrolase, with translation MEMTRAVRIATQDNVAVALTKIEKGECLQVGNVEVTACEEIPQGHKIALRDIAVDENIIKYGYPIGHATCAIQSGCWVHTHNLQTNLKGEVEYVYEPQVCDLNSQPAQTFTGYLRKDGRAGIRNEIWIIPTVGCVNDVVLKLAQANQDLQGENIDGIHAFTHPFGCSQTGADHAQTRKLLAALVNHPNAGAVLVVHLGCENCTHEQFVEELGDFDRERVRFLNCQQAEDELAAGRQLLQELAAYASCFQRQSLPTSKLVVGLKCGASDGLSGITANPTVGRFSDLLLSQGGSTILTEVPEMFGAEGILLGRCRNQQVFDKAAAMLNGFKDYFISHHEVVYDNPSPGNKQGGITTLEDKSCGCVQKGGTAPIEDVLGYGEQVKTQGLNLLYGPGNDLVSSTALAAAGAVMILFTTGRGTPFGSPVPTVKIATNSQLAGRKPHWIDFNAGTVAAGEALDEAGKRLLDKVLQVASGEPTNNEKNGYRQISIFKDGVVL, from the coding sequence ATGGAAATGACAAGAGCAGTGCGCATCGCCACGCAGGATAATGTGGCGGTGGCACTGACTAAAATAGAGAAAGGTGAATGCCTGCAGGTGGGCAATGTGGAAGTTACCGCTTGTGAGGAGATTCCCCAAGGACATAAAATTGCGCTGCGGGATATCGCAGTTGATGAAAATATCATAAAGTATGGTTATCCGATAGGTCATGCAACCTGCGCTATTCAATCAGGCTGCTGGGTACATACCCACAACCTGCAGACAAATCTCAAGGGCGAGGTCGAATATGTTTATGAGCCGCAGGTTTGCGATTTGAACTCCCAGCCGGCACAGACGTTCACAGGTTATCTGCGAAAGGATGGCCGGGCAGGTATCCGCAATGAGATTTGGATCATCCCCACCGTGGGCTGTGTCAATGATGTGGTGCTGAAACTGGCGCAGGCCAATCAGGACTTGCAGGGCGAAAATATCGATGGCATCCATGCTTTCACGCATCCCTTCGGCTGCAGCCAGACTGGTGCTGACCATGCCCAGACCAGAAAGCTTTTGGCGGCGCTGGTCAATCACCCCAATGCCGGGGCGGTGCTGGTGGTGCACTTAGGATGTGAGAACTGCACCCATGAACAGTTTGTGGAAGAACTCGGAGACTTTGACCGGGAGCGGGTACGCTTCCTTAACTGTCAGCAGGCAGAGGATGAACTGGCTGCCGGCCGTCAGCTGCTGCAGGAACTTGCCGCTTATGCCAGCTGCTTCCAGCGGCAGTCACTGCCCACAAGCAAGCTGGTGGTGGGGCTAAAATGTGGGGCTTCGGATGGTCTTTCAGGAATCACCGCCAATCCCACTGTGGGCCGGTTCAGCGATTTGCTGCTAAGTCAGGGCGGCAGTACCATCCTGACTGAGGTACCGGAAATGTTCGGTGCAGAAGGCATCCTTTTGGGCCGGTGCCGCAATCAGCAGGTGTTTGACAAGGCGGCGGCCATGCTCAATGGCTTCAAGGATTACTTCATCTCCCATCACGAGGTGGTTTATGATAATCCCAGCCCCGGCAACAAGCAGGGGGGCATCACCACACTGGAGGACAAGAGCTGCGGCTGTGTTCAAAAGGGCGGTACGGCCCCCATTGAAGATGTGCTGGGCTACGGAGAGCAGGTAAAGACACAGGGCCTGAATCTGCTCTATGGGCCGGGCAATGACCTGGTATCCAGTACGGCTCTGGCCGCAGCCGGCGCCGTGATGATTCTCTTCACCACGGGCCGGGGAACGCCTTTTGGTTCACCGGTGCCAACGGTCAAGATTGCGACCAACAGCCAGTTGGCCGGACGCAAGCCGCACTGGATTGACTTCAATGCCGGTACGGTGGCGGCAGGTGAAGCGTTGGATGAAGCGGGCAAGCGCCTGTTGGATAAAGTCTTACAGGTTGCCAGCGGCGAACCCACGAACAACGAGAAAAACGGCTATCGTCAGATTTCCATTTTCAAAGATGGTGTTGTGTTATAG
- a CDS encoding tagaturonate reductase encodes MERLNYEVLKKSGYQGYFLEEAPVKMLQFGEGNFLRAFVDYFFDVANEKAGWHGKAILTQPRGKGKDKVFNEQEGLYTLYIRGNEKGRKVDERRVISLVEKCYNPLEHFDKLQEVACLDTLEYITSNTTEAGIVYDPTAKLTDVPPASFPAKLAKLLYARFQAGKKGLIILSCELIDNNGRELQRIVLQHARDWQLGDDFIRWIEQDNLFCSTLVDRIVPGEIRDAEELAALNQANGYEDRLMDVGEVFGVWYIEGPKELEDKLPFKRAGLNVHVVPDIAPYKKRKVRILNGAHTGFALGGFLAGKDIVRDCMKDDVIREFMNQMLYEEVIPILPLDKQDCEKFAASVADRFNNPFMEHQLLSIALNSTAKWKARDMGSLLEYRQKFGKLPRSLVMTLAAYIAFYSTDIQERQEKALLCRRPQGDVYSVQDDGWVLDFYYEHRHSDDAKLVHDVLAYEKMWGCDLTQLPGLEKQVLEDLQLIRQQGTKKAFASCLRACA; translated from the coding sequence ATGGAACGGCTTAACTATGAAGTATTGAAGAAAAGTGGCTATCAGGGATATTTCCTGGAAGAAGCGCCGGTGAAGATGCTGCAGTTTGGTGAGGGAAATTTCCTGCGAGCCTTTGTGGATTACTTCTTTGATGTGGCCAATGAAAAAGCCGGCTGGCACGGCAAGGCCATCTTAACCCAGCCGCGGGGCAAGGGCAAGGACAAGGTCTTCAACGAACAGGAAGGCCTCTACACCCTCTACATCCGTGGCAATGAAAAAGGCCGGAAGGTAGATGAACGGCGGGTGATTTCCTTAGTGGAAAAATGTTACAACCCCCTGGAGCATTTTGACAAACTGCAGGAAGTTGCTTGTCTGGATACCCTGGAATATATCACCAGTAATACCACGGAAGCTGGCATTGTCTATGATCCAACTGCAAAGTTGACGGACGTACCCCCGGCCAGCTTCCCGGCAAAACTGGCAAAACTCTTATATGCACGTTTTCAGGCAGGAAAGAAAGGTTTGATTATTCTCTCCTGTGAACTGATTGATAATAACGGCCGGGAATTGCAGCGAATCGTTCTGCAGCATGCCCGGGACTGGCAGCTCGGTGATGATTTCATCCGTTGGATTGAACAGGACAATCTGTTCTGCTCCACTTTGGTTGACCGCATTGTTCCCGGTGAGATTCGGGATGCGGAAGAACTTGCAGCCCTGAATCAGGCTAACGGTTATGAAGACAGATTGATGGATGTCGGTGAGGTCTTCGGCGTCTGGTACATTGAAGGGCCCAAAGAATTGGAAGATAAACTTCCCTTCAAGCGGGCAGGGCTGAATGTTCATGTGGTGCCGGATATCGCACCTTATAAGAAACGGAAGGTACGCATCCTGAATGGTGCGCATACAGGTTTTGCGCTGGGCGGTTTCCTGGCAGGTAAGGATATTGTCCGGGATTGCATGAAGGATGATGTGATTCGGGAGTTCATGAATCAGATGCTCTATGAAGAAGTCATTCCCATCCTGCCGTTGGACAAGCAGGATTGCGAAAAATTTGCCGCATCGGTGGCTGACCGCTTCAATAATCCCTTTATGGAACATCAGCTTCTGAGCATTGCCCTGAATTCCACGGCCAAGTGGAAGGCCAGGGATATGGGCTCGCTGCTGGAATACCGGCAAAAGTTCGGCAAGCTGCCGCGCAGTCTCGTGATGACACTGGCTGCCTATATCGCCTTCTATTCCACCGATATTCAGGAACGGCAGGAAAAAGCACTCCTGTGCCGCCGCCCGCAAGGGGATGTATATTCGGTGCAGGATGATGGCTGGGTACTGGATTTTTATTATGAACATCGTCACAGTGATGATGCGAAATTGGTACATGATGTGCTGGCCTATGAAAAGATGTGGGGCTGTGATTTGACGCAGTTGCCTGGTTTGGAAAAGCAGGTGCTGGAGGATTTGCAGCTGATTCGCCAGCAGGGCACGAAGAAAGCCTTTGCCAGCTGTTTGCGGGCCTGTGCTTGA
- a CDS encoding phosphoenolpyruvate hydrolase family protein, translated as MKENDKEFILRRLRAEINVGGHIIGAAVGSGMTAKLAAMGGADILLALSAGKFRIMGRSSLSSFFCYGSSNQIVMDMGKREIFPVVQDVPLLFGLMASDPYVKLYDYLKLIKESGFTGVVNSPTLALVDGSFREALEEEGSSYEREVVAISLANQLGLLTMAFVTSVEEADKMLAVGADIICVHMGLTAGGLLGAKRHLTISEARRIAQEIFDLCKVKNPECLRMVYAGPANTLMDMQYIYQNTDCQGYIGGSTFDRIPMEKSIYDTVSSFKQHCSPESIGTLRERKWGGSQMVESMRHYIEEHYMDDVKLGDLALVAHMSASYMGGRFKKETGISFTDYLLQFRMGKAKALLKNGSNLQCKEVAAQVGYSDYVQFSKMFRKHVGISPRDYQGMADKK; from the coding sequence ATGAAGGAAAACGACAAGGAATTCATCCTTCGGCGCCTGCGGGCGGAAATCAATGTCGGCGGCCATATCATTGGTGCGGCTGTAGGGTCCGGCATGACGGCCAAACTTGCGGCTATGGGCGGCGCAGATATTCTGCTGGCCTTATCCGCAGGAAAATTCCGCATTATGGGCCGCAGTTCCCTGAGCAGTTTTTTTTGCTATGGCAGCAGCAATCAGATTGTGATGGACATGGGCAAGCGAGAGATTTTTCCCGTGGTGCAGGATGTGCCGCTGCTCTTTGGCCTGATGGCCAGTGACCCTTATGTGAAGCTCTATGATTATCTGAAGCTCATAAAGGAAAGCGGCTTTACCGGTGTGGTGAATTCACCAACATTGGCGTTGGTGGATGGCAGTTTCCGCGAAGCGTTGGAAGAAGAGGGCAGTTCCTATGAGCGGGAAGTGGTCGCGATAAGTTTGGCGAATCAGCTGGGCCTTTTGACGATGGCCTTTGTGACATCTGTGGAAGAGGCCGATAAAATGCTGGCGGTGGGGGCCGATATCATCTGTGTGCATATGGGGCTGACGGCTGGCGGCCTTTTGGGCGCTAAGCGTCATTTGACCATCAGTGAAGCGCGGAGGATTGCGCAGGAGATTTTTGATTTATGCAAGGTGAAAAATCCGGAATGTCTGCGCATGGTTTATGCCGGGCCGGCGAACACGCTGATGGATATGCAGTACATCTACCAGAATACGGACTGTCAAGGGTACATTGGCGGTTCAACCTTCGACCGTATTCCCATGGAAAAATCCATCTATGATACTGTGAGTTCGTTCAAGCAGCACTGCAGCCCGGAATCTATCGGCACATTGCGGGAACGCAAATGGGGCGGCAGTCAGATGGTGGAATCCATGCGTCATTATATTGAGGAACACTATATGGATGATGTGAAGCTGGGCGACCTGGCCTTGGTGGCCCATATGTCGGCTTCGTATATGGGCGGGCGGTTCAAGAAAGAGACAGGCATCAGCTTCACGGATTATCTGCTGCAGTTCCGCATGGGCAAGGCCAAGGCCCTGCTGAAAAATGGCAGTAATCTGCAATGCAAGGAAGTGGCCGCGCAGGTCGGCTATAGCGATTATGTGCAGTTTTCCAAGATGTTCCGCAAGCATGTGGGGATTTCTCCCCGGGATTATCAGGGAATGGCAGATAAAAAATAA
- a CDS encoding phosphoenolpyruvate hydrolase family protein, translating into MYRKSRQEIVDLFRERSENGKILTGIGTGMEQTAKHGDHLGADFLAFYHTGRLQRAGRSMLAGMLSYDDANTIVQELGDEVLPAVRKTPVFAGVCGTDPFRKMDMFLGTLKEQGFNGVQNFPTVGIVDGRFRANMEGTNMGYQLEVDMIRTAHELDLFTCPFIFDAEQGEAMTHAGADMLLLHFGLVTKKALERGEAPSVESCADKLRQVWEKCRAVRRDILIGCCGQQVDSLEGAAQLVQSIPSVAGFFIFFPGKGEELEKGLTTKVREYRSLDKMKRAALQRTGAGR; encoded by the coding sequence ATGTATAGAAAAAGCCGGCAGGAGATTGTCGATTTATTTCGGGAACGCAGTGAAAATGGAAAAATATTAACAGGAATCGGCACAGGGATGGAACAGACAGCAAAGCATGGGGACCATCTCGGCGCCGATTTTCTTGCGTTCTATCACACCGGGCGGCTGCAGCGGGCAGGCCGCAGTATGTTGGCGGGCATGCTCTCTTATGATGATGCCAATACTATCGTTCAGGAGCTCGGTGATGAAGTTCTGCCTGCCGTCCGTAAAACGCCGGTGTTTGCCGGTGTCTGCGGCACTGACCCCTTTCGCAAGATGGACATGTTTTTGGGCACACTAAAGGAGCAGGGCTTTAACGGCGTGCAGAATTTTCCTACTGTGGGGATTGTCGATGGTCGCTTCCGGGCGAATATGGAAGGCACGAATATGGGCTATCAGCTTGAAGTGGATATGATTCGGACTGCACATGAACTGGATTTATTTACCTGCCCCTTTATCTTTGATGCAGAACAAGGCGAGGCCATGACCCATGCGGGTGCCGATATGCTTCTCCTGCATTTTGGTCTGGTTACGAAAAAGGCACTGGAGAGGGGCGAGGCACCCTCTGTTGAGTCCTGCGCGGATAAACTGCGGCAGGTTTGGGAAAAGTGCAGGGCGGTACGCCGGGATATTCTGATTGGCTGCTGTGGACAGCAGGTGGATTCCCTGGAAGGTGCGGCGCAGCTCGTGCAGAGCATCCCTTCTGTAGCGGGATTTTTTATTTTTTTCCCGGGCAAAGGTGAGGAGCTGGAGAAAGGTCTGACGACAAAGGTCAGGGAATATCGCTCGTTGGATAAAATGAAACGGGCAGCATTGCAGAGAACGGGGGCAGGACGATGA
- a CDS encoding glutathionylspermidine synthase family protein — protein MSADWRDLLNREIFPFVEYEGYDDKYPTKNIELIQPELAEEMRYVSGVLFGAFQRAVAVCQKCGDNFLADLEIPPQLIPYLQKDNPLHLASWLSRFDYVLDKQGNFHMVEINADTPCAVIEAYYGNMVACTHFGVEDPNYGEYDKLCSWLNEIFLASEPGVSISTGRFHRRHPFLFSCFHDYQEDYATTKFLMNAMKKNALATEVDDAITFVSFYDLAVWRDGSILLPDGRTANAIYRLHPLEILIEERTPEGETLGKDFMDGYLHDKFMMFNPPEAIIMQSKAFQALVWALNNQPAGTAQVFTAEESAIISRYMLPSYFARDFDQRNIAAGSSWIKKPIWGREGAGIEVLDRDGVRFGKNVDTEDIVRRDSRDSMYQLFVDQQPYEADTDSGRLTGYKTLSCFMLGKNPSALYARFSPDQIAGTEAYWLPLGLM, from the coding sequence GTGAGTGCAGATTGGCGTGATTTATTAAATCGGGAAATTTTTCCGTTTGTGGAATACGAGGGCTACGATGATAAATATCCGACAAAAAATATAGAGTTAATCCAGCCGGAGCTGGCCGAGGAAATGCGCTATGTCAGCGGCGTGCTGTTCGGTGCGTTTCAACGGGCGGTGGCGGTTTGCCAGAAATGTGGCGATAATTTTCTGGCAGATTTGGAGATACCGCCGCAGCTGATTCCCTACTTGCAGAAGGATAATCCCTTGCATCTGGCTTCGTGGCTTTCCCGTTTTGATTATGTCTTGGACAAGCAGGGCAATTTCCATATGGTGGAAATCAATGCGGATACTCCCTGCGCGGTGATTGAGGCATATTATGGCAATATGGTGGCCTGTACGCATTTTGGGGTGGAAGACCCCAACTATGGGGAATACGATAAACTCTGCAGCTGGCTCAATGAAATATTTTTGGCTTCAGAGCCAGGCGTGAGCATCAGCACGGGGAGGTTTCATCGCCGCCATCCGTTCCTTTTTTCCTGTTTTCATGACTATCAGGAAGATTATGCGACAACCAAATTTCTGATGAACGCCATGAAGAAGAATGCGCTGGCCACAGAGGTGGATGATGCCATTACTTTTGTCTCCTTCTATGATTTGGCTGTGTGGCGTGATGGCTCTATTCTGTTGCCGGATGGGCGTACGGCTAATGCGATTTATCGCCTGCATCCATTGGAAATTCTCATTGAGGAGCGGACGCCGGAGGGGGAAACGCTGGGCAAGGACTTTATGGATGGCTATCTGCACGATAAATTTATGATGTTCAATCCGCCCGAAGCCATCATCATGCAGTCCAAGGCTTTTCAGGCACTTGTCTGGGCGCTCAATAATCAGCCGGCGGGGACAGCTCAGGTATTTACGGCCGAGGAATCGGCGATTATTTCCCGCTATATGCTGCCGTCCTACTTTGCCCGGGACTTTGACCAGCGTAATATTGCCGCAGGCTCAAGCTGGATAAAGAAGCCCATATGGGGCCGGGAGGGCGCAGGCATTGAAGTGCTCGACCGGGATGGCGTGCGCTTTGGCAAGAATGTGGATACAGAGGATATCGTGCGGCGTGACAGCCGGGATTCCATGTATCAGCTCTTTGTGGACCAGCAGCCCTATGAGGCCGACACCGACAGCGGACGGCTGACGGGGTATAAGACGCTCAGCTGCTTTATGCTCGGCAAGAATCCCAGCGCTCTTTATGCAAGATTCTCCCCTGACCAGATTGCAGGGACAGAGGCTTATTGGCTGCCATTGGGTTTAATGTAA
- a CDS encoding S41 family peptidase encodes MSKKKIALIVVVTALASSFLTIMGLMKLFGLDGEKTTDLLRFFGVKRMIETRYVSDVDTTSLMDGAIDGMVKSLGDPHSIYMKTSMYKALKEHTAGAFGGIGVTMGFKDDKVTIMAVLEGTPGEKVGLKVGDEIMSVDGTPVTEYQPEEVALHIRGDAGTEVKLLIHRADEADKEYAIQRDMIKVPSAKGKMLDDGRMGYIRIASFGENTGDEFKSEYNKLKEAGMAGLIVDLRQNPGGLITSCVEVADMLVPKGNIVSVVQRDGSKEEYDSSLEESTPPIVVLIDGNSASASEILAGALQDREAATIVGSKSYGKGSVQVVVPLFHNDGLKLTIAKYYTPSGKCIDGIGIEPDITVNLSEGDTVDKQLNMAKEVLQKKMQ; translated from the coding sequence TTGAGCAAGAAAAAAATAGCCCTTATCGTGGTGGTGACGGCACTAGCGTCCAGTTTCCTGACGATAATGGGACTTATGAAACTCTTTGGCCTTGACGGAGAAAAGACTACGGATTTACTGCGGTTCTTCGGCGTCAAGCGCATGATTGAAACCCGCTATGTCAGCGATGTGGACACTACCAGCCTTATGGATGGCGCCATTGACGGCATGGTAAAATCCCTCGGCGACCCGCATTCCATCTATATGAAGACCTCCATGTATAAAGCCCTGAAAGAACATACAGCCGGTGCCTTTGGGGGCATCGGTGTCACCATGGGCTTCAAGGATGACAAGGTCACGATTATGGCGGTGCTCGAAGGGACACCCGGCGAAAAGGTGGGCCTCAAAGTTGGTGACGAAATCATGTCGGTGGATGGTACGCCCGTGACGGAGTATCAGCCGGAAGAAGTGGCACTTCATATCCGCGGCGACGCAGGTACGGAAGTCAAACTGCTGATTCATCGGGCGGATGAGGCCGACAAGGAATACGCCATTCAGCGAGATATGATAAAGGTTCCCTCGGCTAAAGGCAAAATGCTGGACGATGGCCGGATGGGCTATATCCGCATTGCGTCCTTTGGGGAAAACACCGGGGATGAATTCAAGAGCGAATACAACAAGCTCAAAGAGGCCGGCATGGCTGGTCTGATTGTGGATTTGCGCCAAAACCCCGGCGGGCTCATAACAAGTTGTGTGGAAGTGGCCGATATGCTGGTGCCCAAGGGCAATATCGTCTCCGTGGTACAGCGGGACGGCAGCAAGGAGGAGTATGACTCCAGCTTAGAGGAAAGTACACCGCCTATCGTAGTGCTGATTGACGGCAACAGCGCCAGTGCTTCGGAAATTCTGGCCGGCGCTCTGCAGGACAGAGAAGCGGCCACCATCGTAGGCTCCAAATCCTACGGCAAGGGTTCGGTGCAGGTGGTAGTACCTCTGTTCCACAATGATGGCCTGAAACTCACCATTGCCAAATACTATACGCCCAGCGGCAAATGTATTGACGGCATTGGCATTGAGCCGGATATAACTGTGAACCTCAGCGAAGGGGATACGGTGGACAAACAGCTCAATATGGCCAAGGAAGTATTACAGAAGAAAATGCAGTAA
- a CDS encoding murein hydrolase activator EnvC family protein — MKKWQTITAATLSVVLTASTAYASLEDDKASYDKQAEELKDKSNALQSKIESLSEEKRLVDEEADAAIAEHKSLRAALDETLERMEKNEARLKVVEVDYKKKSAKLGQRVRDIYINGQISYLDVLFGAKDFSDLMTRMDLLKKVIKQDYDLVHVVLEEKSEIEETQKSLEKDKEARAEQELKARQAREIMEEKVRKRKAIIDQMKNDKATVDRQYDEMMAASKQIEEMLRRSSMANAPAGAMAGGNGSMIWPVGGTITSEFGWRTHPITGTQKFHSGIDIGADYGVPIAAAASGTVEYAGWISGYGNTIIINHGGGITTLYGHNQSLAASVGQQVSQGETIAYCGSTGNSTGPHCHFEVRQNGSPVSPYGYL; from the coding sequence ATGAAAAAATGGCAAACGATAACGGCCGCCACCTTGTCGGTGGTGCTGACTGCCTCCACGGCGTATGCGTCACTGGAGGATGACAAGGCCAGCTATGACAAGCAGGCGGAGGAGTTAAAGGACAAGAGCAACGCCCTGCAGTCAAAAATCGAATCCCTGTCGGAGGAAAAGCGGCTGGTGGATGAGGAAGCCGATGCGGCTATCGCCGAACACAAGTCCCTGCGGGCGGCGCTGGATGAAACGCTGGAACGGATGGAGAAGAATGAAGCCCGCCTCAAAGTGGTGGAGGTCGACTACAAGAAAAAGAGTGCCAAATTGGGCCAGCGGGTTCGTGATATTTACATCAACGGCCAGATTTCCTATCTGGATGTGCTCTTTGGCGCCAAGGACTTTTCCGATTTGATGACCCGTATGGATTTACTCAAAAAGGTCATCAAGCAGGACTATGATTTGGTTCATGTGGTGCTGGAAGAAAAGAGCGAAATCGAAGAGACGCAGAAGAGCCTCGAAAAAGATAAAGAAGCCCGGGCGGAGCAGGAATTAAAAGCCCGTCAGGCCCGGGAAATCATGGAAGAAAAGGTCCGCAAGCGCAAGGCCATCATCGACCAGATGAAAAACGATAAGGCCACGGTAGACCGCCAGTATGATGAAATGATGGCCGCTTCCAAGCAGATTGAGGAAATGCTGCGGCGCAGCAGCATGGCCAATGCTCCGGCTGGCGCAATGGCGGGCGGCAATGGCTCCATGATTTGGCCCGTGGGCGGTACGATTACCTCTGAATTTGGCTGGCGTACCCATCCCATTACGGGCACGCAGAAGTTCCACAGCGGTATCGATATCGGTGCGGACTATGGCGTGCCGATTGCAGCAGCTGCCTCCGGCACCGTGGAATATGCGGGCTGGATTTCCGGCTACGGCAATACGATAATCATCAACCATGGCGGCGGCATCACCACCCTCTATGGTCATAATCAGTCTTTGGCGGCGTCAGTCGGCCAGCAGGTGAGCCAGGGCGAAACCATCGCTTACTGCGGTTCCACTGGCAACTCTACCGGCCCCCACTGCCATTTCGAGGTGCGCCAGAACGGCTCGCCGGTAAGTCCTTACGGTTATCTGTAA